The Streptomyces sp. ALI-76-A nucleotide sequence CGACGCACGTGTCGTGTTCGCATCGATGCCGATTCCCCACAGCACCTTGCCGTCGATCGCGCATTCGATGTAGGAGGCGGCCTGCGCGGAGGCGCCCTCGCTCATCGTGTGCTCGCTGTAGTCCAGCAGCCGGGCGTCGATGCCGACGCCCTGCAACGCGTGGAAGAACGCGGAGATCGGGCCGTTTCCGGTGCCCACCAGGGTGGTCTCGACGCCGTCCACCTCGGCCTCGACGGTCAGCGTGTCGACGCCGTCCTTGTCCGTGGTCGACTGGCCGTTCCTGACCTGGATACGGCCCCAGGGGTTGTCGGGGTTGGGCAGGTACTCGTCCTGGAAGGTCGCCCAGATGGCACTGCCGGTGACCTCGCCGCCCTCGGCGTCGGTCTTGGCCTGGATGATCTTCGAGAACTCGATCTGCATCCGGCGCGGCAGGTCCAGCTTGTGGTCGTTCTTCAGGACGTACGCGATCCCGCCCTTGCCGGACTGCGAGTTGACCCGGATGACGGCCTCGTAGGAACGCCCGACGTCCTTGGGGTCGATCGGCAGGTACGGCACCGCCCACTCGATGTCGTCGACGGTGACACCCTTGGCCGCCGCGTCGGCCTCCATCGCGTCGAAGCCCTTCTTGATGGCGTCCTGGTGGGAGCCGGAGAAGGACGTGTAGACCAGATCGCCCACGTACGGGTGGCGCGGGTGGACCTCCATCTGGTTGCAGTACTCCCACGTCCGGCGGATCTCGTCGATGTCGGAGAAGTCGATCTGCGGGTCGACGCCCTGCGAGAACAGGTTCATGCCCAAGGTCACCAGGTCGACGTTGCCGGTGCGCTCGCCCTGCCCGAACAGACAGCCCTCCACCCGGTCCGCGCCGGCCATCAGCGCCAGCTCGGCCGCCGCCACCGCCGTACCCCGGTCGTTGTGCGGATGGACCGAGACACACACGAACTCACGGCGGGAGAGGTTGCGGCTCATCCACTCGAACCGGTCCGCGTGCGTGGACGGCGTCGAACGCTCCACCGTGGCGGGCAGGTTGAGGATGATCTCGCGGCCCGGACCCGGCTGCCACACGTCCATCACCGCCTCGCAGACCTCCAGCGCGAAGTCCAGCTCGGTGTCGGTGAAGATCTCCGGGCTGTACTGGTAGCCGAACTCCGTCTCCGGGCCCAGCAGCTTGTCCGCGTACTCCATCACCAGGCGGGTGCCGTCGACCGCGATCTGCTTGATGTCGTCCTTCGACCCACGGAAGACCACGCGGCGGAAGACCGGCGCGGTGGCGTTGTACAGGTGGACCGTGGCGCGCCTGGCGCCCTTCAGGGATTCCACGGTCCGCTCGATCAGGTCCTCACGGGCCTG carries:
- the leuA gene encoding 2-isopropylmalate synthase, translating into MANRQQPSSMPIHKYGQYDQVDIPDRTWPDNRITVAPRWLSTDLRDGNQALIDPMSPERKRRMFDQLVTMGYKEIEVGFPASGQTDFDFVRSIVEEPGAIPDDVTISVLTQAREDLIERTVESLKGARRATVHLYNATAPVFRRVVFRGSKDDIKQIAVDGTRLVMEYADKLLGPETEFGYQYSPEIFTDTELDFALEVCEAVMDVWQPGPGREIILNLPATVERSTPSTHADRFEWMSRNLSRREFVCVSVHPHNDRGTAVAAAELALMAGADRVEGCLFGQGERTGNVDLVTLGMNLFSQGVDPQIDFSDIDEIRRTWEYCNQMEVHPRHPYVGDLVYTSFSGSHQDAIKKGFDAMEADAAAKGVTVDDIEWAVPYLPIDPKDVGRSYEAVIRVNSQSGKGGIAYVLKNDHKLDLPRRMQIEFSKIIQAKTDAEGGEVTGSAIWATFQDEYLPNPDNPWGRIQVRNGQSTTDKDGVDTLTVEAEVDGVETTLVGTGNGPISAFFHALQGVGIDARLLDYSEHTMSEGASAQAASYIECAIDGKVLWGIGIDANTTRASLKAVVSAVNRASR